Sequence from the Schistocerca americana isolate TAMUIC-IGC-003095 chromosome 11, iqSchAmer2.1, whole genome shotgun sequence genome:
TGCTGAGAAAATTGTTTTCAGATTGTAAACACCGAGTTCGGAATAGCAATTGCTCTGACTATCTACTTTAGATGAACTGATTTACTCTGGTCTATATTAGCTACATCATCAATCGAAAACTGTAAATATGTTGTTGCTCAACATGATCTGTGCTACAGTAGGCTACTTTGTACCAGGTGCTGGTTATGAGTGACACACTTAGTCATCATCTTTTCTTGTGTTTACGCAGCGTGACACTATTGTTAGGTATTTTACTGCAAGTAGCAGTTGCAGAAGACACACTACACCGCTTTAAACTCTACTTTACGCAAACAGGATTTTAGTGACCTGCACAGTGCACAGAATGAGGCCTGAGGCACAGCTCGTCTTGGCCCCAAACTAGACACATCACTGCTTCGGCTTATgtgctgaacaacacatctttgtgccaacagcaaaatgactgatgctgTATACAAAGAGTTTGTACCTTTGTTGAGATACCTGATGGAGAAAGCCGTAGGGCAACGTTTTGTACACATGCAATTTAATAGTGACAACAAATAAGGAGGGTCTGTTTAAAGGTCAAAATTTTTGAAGCTATGAAAACTTGGGCTATTTCATGACATCTGCTGGTAAACACTGTTAAATTTAGAGATATGTCTGAATGTGacaaaactgcctgttggcttctatcTCTGTTTCTTTGGCcgatgttcgtctgatgattttactgatgttacggcagcatgagtggctggcattgtcaaagctacaccctccattgccggtgatgaactggagccgagctcacagCCAGAGACCATATGTACCTGTTGCATCAATGTCTGGGGGCTTTtccacggtcatttccggtgcaattgtactcttgctacctgcgacggtcgttcgctgcatgacaggaatccaggatccgtttaccttaaggctttccgctTTCTTGTTGAAGCCATTCACGTGTTTTTATATTTCTACAGTGAATAAGCGGCTGATTTCTCAAGCTGGCCCAACCTGCAATGTCTCTTATGTTCTTTCATCCTGGTAATGATTGATCATCCAGTCATCCCATCTGCGGCAGCGAGGtgggctccagttcaccactggcagtggagggtgaagctttgacaatgtcagccactcgtgctggcgaaacgtcagtaaaatcatcagacgaacatcggccaaagaacccgagatagaagccagtagccagtttgtcaacaagtggtgacgaaagccttaacaattctcTTTGAATCTGCCAGGCAACAAAAGTATTCTGAGGTAGCAGCAAATGGCTGTTGTAGGCATCAAAGAAGCTGCATTTTACAGGACAAAGACATCTATACAAACTCAGTGGCAAACATTATAGCCTtgaatacacacagacacacacacacacagatatggtGACAGAGTGCAGGTGATCATCTTGTGTCGCACTTACCTGGTTTCTGTTAGTGGCCCACCGAGCAACTGACTCACTTTGACCACCTCATCAGGGTGGTTGAGGACCGCATCGGCCCAACCCGCTGTGGCAAACACCAGCGAGTTGGCTTTTATGAAGGCGACAGTGACCTCTGCGAGGCTGGGACAGGAGTGCCTCACTGCCAGCACTGCCGTGCGCGCCGCGTTCTCTGCTGACAGCTGACTGGCCAGCTGCTCCTCACACTGGACCTTCAGCTCCCACACGCCGTACCTGTCTGCAGCTGCCAGCAGCTCTGGGGCCATGCGGGGCATCTCGGGAGCATGGAGGGAGTTCATGTAGGCCAGCAGCTGGTGCAGCACCGGGCCCTCGACGTCGGGGACGGTGACCACACTGCTGCTGGCCTCCGGCGTGTCCTGGCAGAGCATGGCGGCGAACACGGGGCTCCTGTCTGCCAGGACGGCCCTGTGCGCCACCAGCCGCGTGTCCCCGGCCACCAGAGTCACCGTGGCCCCTTCCCCAGCATCCGTAGCAGCAGCCTCTTGCACCTCCTTGGCGGCTGCCATTGTGAATGTTTCTGAAAAAAGGCATCACTGAACAGCCATTTGCCCTTACACAGCACCGTAAATTCATGTATTAGGCATAGGTGATCTGTGCTCAGCAGCAGCGGGTAAATATCGCCCATTACATGTCAGTCACAACTGCATGACATCCTTCCATAGCCACAGGTGATAGCCACGTGTCTTCAACAATACAATATCAAACACCTGTATTTATCACAAGAAGTCGACAGAAAGGGGTGAAGATACTATTTCTGTAATTTCTAGTCGCTGTACAGTGTTACAAAACAATGAAGGTTTTAAATATGGAGATCAGGAGCAATACAAACAAGGCCTGGCGAATCTATAGCTCATAATCACTCCCGGTATTTAGGAAACTGCTAGtaattacctttcctgttccactcccaagtagagcgacagtgaaacaagtactaaaatgtagactttcacgggcggaaatatcatgtccattataattatccgggctgttatgccgtggtcggttgatgaattatgtgtcaattcccaacgtttcgtctccgactgcgggagacatcttcaagggggtcagtagcttgatggaaggtccaacacacccactggctcgctactcactgtactgggtgtgttggaccttccatcaagctactgacccccttgaagatgtctcccgcagtcggagacgaaacgttgggaattgacacagaattcatcaatcgaccacggcataacagcccggataattataatggacagtgaaacaagtgtctatatgcctccttatgagtcCTAATTCCTAGCATCTTATCTttgggtccttacgcgaaatgtacgctggtagcagcagaatcgttctgctgtcagctgCCAAAGCCAATTCTCTACGTATTCTCAATGGTGTTCCTTGAAAGAACATCAGCTTCCCCCCAGGGATTGACATTTGAGTTTCCACAGCAGctctgtaacattttcttcaaaCCTATTGCTACCAAATGTTAGAAGCCTGCCTCAATTTCTTTGATgcccttccttcaatccgacccggTGACGATCAACACTCACGCAGTACCCAAGAATGAGTCGCATTACCGTTCCATAGACATCTACTTTACAggttatttacacattcatttataaAATGTACTGCGTACTCGCCTTCCATTCTACGCTACTTACGTGCTCGttttatttcatatcgctttgcagcgttactccaggatatttaatcgacgtgactgtcaagcagcacacttctAATGCTGTAGTGGACCACTACTGgatagtttttcctactcatctaccaTAGCTTAGATATTTCTACGTTTAAAGGTAGCTTTCATTCATTATACAAAcaagaaatttcgtctaagtcaccttgtacatTGCTAAGTCACTCAAAAACACCACCTTTCTGtacctcagcatcatcagcaaatagctgcagattgctgcccaccctgtctgccagctcatttatgtatatggaggaTCACAGGGATCCTCTCACACCACCCTGCCGATACCCTTGTCATTGATGAACGCTCTTCAACAAGGACAGCATATTAGATTCTATTATTGAAGAAGTctttcagccactcacatatctgggaaccttttCTGTTGCTATGTCCATTAACAGGCTGCAGTGCGACAGTTGCagatactttccggaaatctaggagtatggactaCCTTTTGCCCTTCAACCTGAGTTCGCAGTATAATCATGCCAAATGACAAGGCGAGATTCACACATGCAATTATTTCTGAATTTGCGCTGATTTGCACACAGAGGCTcttaaataaaggaaatttattttctttcaactgataacatgttcaaggattctacagcagacgaatgttgagaacattgatctgtaattttgcagatTCGTATTTTTATTCTGGTTATATGgatgcactttttttccagtcgcttggaatttTGTGCTGGACAAGAGATTCTCGACAAATGAAAGCTAAATTAGGGGCCTATGCCGTATATCGGGTGTCTCCAAACATTTTAGCCTAACGGCCACACTGGCTGTTCTGCTAAATCCCAAGGGCAAGACCTGGCTACAGCCTCTAAGTTTTCCTGAGGCCTGATACATGTTTTGCTCTGCTCACCTCGGTACAATTCAGTTTTTGTGACGCTTATCACTGTCGTCATTCTTTACGAGCTGACAGTGGCACTGCAGTTGCCATTACGCAATGAACAGCTATTATTGCATGAAATCTGGGAGGGAAGAAAATGTGTAAGACTCTGTGAGTAATCACACTGAAGTCGGAAACGAAATATCAAGCAAAAATAGGAAACATTAACGGAAAGGAAGAAAAGCTGTTaaaagtgttaaaaacaatatAGCAGGTTGCCTTGGCTGGCTGACTGCAGTAATAAAAATGGATGAGCCAGCCACTGCCACACACTAAAATACCCAGCCTAAGAGCAAAGGGCAAGAGAAACACAAATGCTGAAAAGATGAATACCAAGTCGAATAGACAGCACCAGACGGGGCGGGGATGAGTTAAAATGCAGGTAGGGTGAAGGGATGGAAGACAAGGCCACATGCCAACCCTTAGACTGAATGTTAAAATCCTCCTCTCGAATAAAACTTGAAGCTAGATCGGCTGTTCAGGCACTGCCACCTAACACTGCAGGCAGTGCGCCAGGAAGGTTAAAGGTCCGTCTCAGGGCGGCTAAATCTGgacagtccaataagatttcagacACTCAAGTGTGAACCACAGCGACACTTAAGTGGGTCCTCGCAACGTAGGTGACCGTGAGCCAGCGAAGTATGTCCGATGAGGAGCCAGCAAAGGACGATGTAGTCCTTGTGAAAAGCTCGCATGGAGGACTAccacacattcgtcgtctccttTACCATTCGTAGCTTATTCAGCAAAGTCAGGGAGCAGCATTCTGTATACCAGAGCTCGAAAACTTTGCGGCATAATACTGAACCAAACAAGAGATTCCGGTAGGCCGATCTCCAGACTTTACAAGTAGTCTATCTGGCTAGACTTTCAGCAAATTCATTTCccaggattccgacgtgacctggggtccacagaAAGACTGATCGTCCACTTTGTTTGAGGATGTAAACAGGCTCTTGGATGACCGTTAGCAAAGGATGGCGATGACAGCACTGGTGGAGAGCTTGCGAGGTGCTCAAGGTGCTCAAAGAGCCGCTACAAATGAAGAAGGACTTCTGATGCAGGGACAGATATGCTCAAGGGCGCGAGAGAATGCTACCAGcactgcagtggaaacactgcggCCATcttgcaaggagcgctgttcagtatGTCGTGCATGACCGTAAACGAACCCAACATGACCATCGACCTTCGAGCCATCCGtgtatactgtaagtaggctgtttatgttttctttatgtaagtttgctgtttatgtttttttattggcaacgttacgtagcactctgtatgaaaatcactggctgtgctgtgtgcagtatgtggctagtttgcattgttgtctgccattgttgtcatgaactgctatagctggatgcgaacagcgcgtagcgctgggcagttggaggtgagccgccagcagtggtggatgtggggagagagatggcggagttttgataatttgtaatactggatgtcagttatgaatattaaggtaaatacattgtctgttctctattaatatctttcatttgctaactatccctatcagtagttagtgccttcagtagtttgaatcttttatttagctggcagtagtggtgctcgctgtattgcagtagttccagtaacgaagatttttgtgaggtaagttatttgtgaaaggtatagtttaatgttactcagggccattcttttgaagggatttttgatagtcagattgcgttgcgctgaaattATTGTGtgccaggttaagcacagtcttgtacaattgttctaagtggacgtttcatatgtttaaattgttctaaggggacgtttcatatgtcgacccttagcctaggatacctcactggaatcttctgattttttcttgtagtttgtgtatttagtgtagcttttgtttattgctagtgcgtaattgtagagagaatctcctttgtagttgcagtctttcattgttgtacagtaaaacagttgtggcatgcatgtagctttgcgccaagtatttcgctgctgcaattaactagatattattttcagtgctatgttaatgtgttctcttatttttgctattcaaattgtgcttttctgtgttatcgtatgaaatattgtgacaataatggcgtgtgaaaaacgtaacactcggctccaaagtaaactaagaaatgacagtgaagacgaaagcagtgtgttggccccaccatgtaatgagttaactaatgttcaaagtagtaatttggtaactgtgcatagggaaatggagcgggcgtcaaacaatggcgtagacagtcaaacaggtagtgaacagggaagcattatcgatcgatcggtcggcaacagctcgcctcaggaatccgaaatgataggacacaattttgcaaatactgtagattcaggttttgcgtcctcaccgttttctcaaataagtcaagacacattgtcagcttgtcaaaatgtgaatgttgccggtgcaaattcactgccgaaaagcactgaggaaagtgtttcagacaccaatgcattgttattacaattaatgcaacaaatgggagaaaagcttcagaagttagacacaatggaacaacaccagagacaaacacagcaacagttagacacagtggaacaaaatcttaaaaagttagacacaatggaacaaaatcagagacaaacacagcaaaagcttcaaaagttagacaccacactcgaacaaacacgtgaagatttaactgctgagttacataacattgtatCGAAgtgtcagaaagtgtgtaatgacgtaaaaacacaaatttgtgagcattttcaacctattttttcgcggcatgaaaatgcattacagaatcacgaagcagccataaaagaactgcaaactattgttcatgaaaatcatgagaccttgcgggctaaaattgactcagttgcatctaccgattcggttacgcaacttgcaaaaactcaggaaaacttaaaggacacagtagatactctgaaaattggttcagaaagacacatggaggaaattagttcattatcagagaaagtagccgaactttcggatcaggtcactaacttatctacgaaggtagatgataatctgaatgacgcaaaaccggtagtctttaatgacacagaagagtgcgaacaaattaggaaactgaaacaaaatctgaatcaaattaatacgcaacaccaaagagaaatgcgggaagtacaagatcagctgacacaggtaatacaagaattacgtatttcagaggacactcgcgccccaatacgggaagagggacacagaaatgcggaacagccacaaaataataacacagggcatttcggtaattatgaaagaaattggcaatgggcaccgaattttgagatcgagccgccgacacgacgtaacaatgaccgacatgctactcgccgacacgatgattttgattatacgctgttcattattacacgtaaattcaaaacatttaagaattctgccaacgacattcatccacaagcgtggctccatcaattctctcattgttttcctcccaactggtcattggagcacaggttagaatttatgtgtggctacttagagaatgaaccagctgtaagaatgcgatcggtcattcacgattgccacagtgaaggagaattttaccatgccttcctctcagcatattggtctcaagctacacaagaccgcgtaaaacatagcattatgatgatgaaacactttgaacaatctgaattttccagtcttgtcaaatattttgaagacatgttgcacaagaatcagtacctgtcaaacccatacagcccctcagaactcatccgcatttgcttaatcaaattacctgaacacttacggcatattattttagcaggacgttgcaaagacgacattgaagcttttcagggactgttacaagaactggaaattgacatagacagtcgcgggatgcgaaaacaggaaaacaatcactacaggtcacatccgtcacaattccgtgacgacagaaacaataaatggCCACGACAaacctattcttacaacgtaaatcgtgaccaaaacagacaccacccatatgacaaccactggcagagtaataatagttacagagaaagatcgcacttccatagtaatgaatatgacagagaccctcatagaaacagacaatttagcAACCAGAACAATttttatcacgggagacagaataactttagacgcaacggtccagcacgcagttacgactcagagagaaattctccaccgcgtgacagacaagaaagaaactatgtaaactaccgacaaaacgacagacgtgaatttcatcagaactggcgagctttaaacatagctgggccctctcggcaagccgaatttgtggaagttaggccttcTAATCCcagtaacggcgcgcgccaacaaagaaacagacaatgactcacaccgcaggcagccgcgtgcgaccgctggctcagggaaaaataacattgacgctaaccttgagaaaaattcccgtattctttacggacgaataccgcatgataattgcattcaagttgaaatcctgcgtactaggaagagtaaaggtttacaccatatttcacatgtaaaaccatttattgacagataatctgctttttaacttagtctttgcaattgtcacttcacgctacttgtacaatttgtcacactgagaaactgttaacatgcaactatgtttaaaAGCTAACTAACCATCCAGCCAAGAACATAGGTAACTTAGACAAGTAATtgctaatgcattgttattgcgaacagacgacacattgtaattgtgtgtgtacattcttgcttgttagttgcacgattagaacatttaccagtactgctaatgaaattttcatgcaacattttggtttgcttgagagtggattcaggatttgaggtgctttctgtgaaatgccagatgacacagtggttagtttatgtgacagctacacgattttgtcacgacgctgctaatgcgtgacaatttacaatattgcttttgcggtgtatctgttttatatctgcacagttttttctgaattcttctataaagtgagacatgttttagtggtgacttttgtgctattgctacaaggaaacagccttttctgtagcacaacaatacgttacagcacagtactttcttcatcacggcaataagcgtaataagtatgatatctatacgcaaatcatttcactttgtttatcatgaggtaagtacattgacttctgcagaacttagctttcggaggacaataactacgacacttcccagagattatcttacagcaagacgcacatttagcgctacaggacatgtatttgagtgattaattttgtactaaaaacatttattttcaaagatatttgaagtacaatgatacaaaggttttctgtaatacatttcattccatagctgtaatctgtaacacctgagggtataattacaataaacctcaggggggtacacgcctactttgtgtaccatgtgtttggcaagcacaaggagccctagctaatatggtatttgcttatacaatttaacacatcggtaccatatttctctaacacataaattacacagctatctgatcatttaactgagagagacaaacctttttactacgtcagtgacagatgtttacgcaattacacagttgggtaacttcacacttatgaaattgtattttgtctgtactttgtgaaatgttcatattttttcagaaccattgtgatactatgagagctttgaatgatgtatttggtatgagatcatgatttttaaagtacgtttgaggtagatgacactactgaaatgagcagagaactttctttaggttttgaaattattggaggaagctacgacgtttttgagatttgactgaggtgttatgatgttatttttacaacgacgatgtgtattatgctgttgaggtatgtttatgtcaataagatgatgctaccatatatgaggaatgtgattacgtgtttatatgtatatgaataatgaatagaagttagggactcttgacttgtgaaaaaggatgttggaaaccgagaatcatactttaagaattatgaaatgtgtgtgtagatgcgtgaatgtatcacaatgccggcgaaacttttttggacgctgttatattcataggattttgtttctacacatttgcaacgtaaattctcgacctgtgaaacttttatatgagactgtcactgtagcggaaaaatgtcgtaaatatttccataagaaagttaagtgaccacctgcacgtgcgtcgtcggcacacagctgtgtcagacacctggagaacaagccattagggtgtgcctttcatcgctaatgcgacacgtcgttacttgaaaacatatgatttttgtaatgcgttgtgggcacacagctgtgtcaaacacctggagaacaagccattagggtgtgcctttcatcgctaatgtgacacactcgttacttgaaaacatatgattactcgcactttgtgctaattactgaaatgcttatgaattgatgggaaatattcgtacatctgcacacctgattatg
This genomic interval carries:
- the LOC124553295 gene encoding protein roadkill-like encodes the protein MRSQRSNQMFKRAEVQPRRAAPRRTPPLCRAVRSRPSACCWGGELATPPRDVSAGCRCGSLLCAPLARLSSDREGRRAAARGGAVASAGAPGRETETFTMAAAKEVQEAAATDAGEGATVTLVAGDTRLVAHRAVLADRSPVFAAMLCQDTPEASSSVVTVPDVEGPVLHQLLAYMNSLHAPEMPRMAPELLAAADRYGVWELKVQCEEQLASQLSAENAARTAVLAVRHSCPSLAEVTVAFIKANSLVFATAGWADAVLNHPDEVVKVSQLLGGPLTETRCLPTLQPAEILLLALDSFLPVGQ